A window of Poecilia reticulata strain Guanapo linkage group LG23, Guppy_female_1.0+MT, whole genome shotgun sequence genomic DNA:
GTCCTGTGAGACGTACATACAGATGTGGATACCTTGTGGTCATAAATGGATTGACTCTGTAGCATTCTCTAGTAACAGTAActactcaaagcactttacattAGAGCACCGGTAATTGGACAATTAAGGGTTTCCATCTGTAACTGGTGGAAACTTGCAGGAATGTTCAAAtacctcctccagctgctccgaGGTACTATGTCAGTGCAGACTGGTAACGGCTGAAAGGTGATTGTAGCGTTTCCGTGGCAACTACCATCAGGCAGAAGAACACACACTTTGACCACTCTCCTAGTTTCAGTGGTGGGGATGTGAAAGGTCAAACTGACACCAGTGTTGTTCCACACAGAAGATCtgtccagaaaaataaaaaaaacacacagaaagcaaaaataGTAAGAGTTAAATTGAAACAAGAAGATATAAGAAAACTGAAAGGCTGATGGAGAAACTTTCTATTtgtccacatttttaaaaacagcagctgtaGCCTtcaattatccatccatccattttctttcacccttgtccctcagtggggttgggagggttgctggtgcccatctccagctaacgttccgggcgagaggtggggttcaccctggacaggtcgccagtctgtcgcagggcaacacagagacacacaggacacacaaccatgcacacctaggggcaatttagacagaccaattaacctaacagtcatgtttttggactgtgggaggaaactggagtaccaggagaaaactcatgcatgcacagggagaacatgccaactccatgcagaaagagcccaggctgggaattgaacccagaaccttcttgctgcaaagcaacagctctaccaactgcgccactgtgcagccctagcCTTCAATTAGCTTATGTTTTACTATACAGACTCTGTAGGAAAGCCTTCCTATGAACTCAAATAGGTTTTCTCTGTCCACCTTTTCAGGTCATCCTTTCTATCTGTATTTTATACATACTTTTTACACCTTACAATTATGGCATGGGGGTTGAAGTGGACCCATTGATGTGAAACCTCTGATCCACCTTGTGATGTAGTTATAACAACTATGAGATGCAAGTTGAAGGCAGGACTGGAAGCTCCACATTCCAGTCAGATGTAAAAATACATGCCATTTACTTGGCATGTAGTAAATGTTAGAAATACCTACTGTGTAAGATTTTAAAGATAGATTGTCGTTACTTAGGTGATTGTCATGGAACAGCATTATCAGGAAATGGGTGCAGTTATTGTGGTGAATGTGAAAGAACCAAATGGAAAGTTTCTGAAACAAAAGCTAAAGCAAGTTGCATTTTTAGCTAACCACTTTGGCTGTTTAgtcatttctttacatttatgtGACAAATATCTTTCTGTCCATTTgttaatttcctttttcatgTTAGACATTTGAATATTTACTGAACttgagaaacaaaatgtgcCGACAGAAACctttgtacatttcatttatgtaAATGGCAAATAACTAAATTGACTATAAATGGTGGCGGCACAGATGATGATGTAGATTTAGTGTTTAAGAAAAAGGAGCTTGGAATACCAAGCATAGCAAATAATTTGGggaatttattagttttgattgatcaaaatcaataaaaattataaCTGCTGtcaacattttcagcaaaatgtttttatttgtgcaaagGAGGTAGGCAGCAGATCAAACGTTGCTGCCAATGAAGTAAGTCAGAGTGCATGTGTGGTTGTAGGTGTTTATGTGGGTGGGGTAGATGGATTCTGCAGGGTCACATGCAGACATGACACTTGCTGATTGAAGTCCTTCAAAATGTTCATCCGTGCTGAGTGTCAAGACTTCCTGTTGACTCTTACATGAAAGTCCTCCTCTGTTTTGTGGTAGGTTTTCATTCTTGACACTTAAGCTTCTGTCTCTCAGCTTTCAGGCCACTTGCTTCTCAAGTTTCTCTTGTCCTTGAGAAGCATATTAATTGTTTTATGTGCCTGATAATAATATTTGGTTTGAAACTCTTTGGGCTCTTGAGCTTGTAAAATATACCAGGTATGTGCctgtttgcaaatgttttcagtataaCAAATGTTCATCTCGCAAATTATTTCCCCCATCAGTTTACGTAAGACACATTCCGACTGGCCTTAGTCTTCTGTTGAGTGACTCACTCCTGAGGACTACAGTCCATGGGTGTCGAGATTCTCACTCCGATCACGTTGCTCAGGTTATGACCTGACAACAAAGCATGGTTTTTCCCATACAGAGACACAACGCTAGGTGTAATGGAGATGACATCTGGCATCTGACAGGGAAACAAAAGATATTTAGCATTCATCCATTATGCTTATTTGATGACATACTGAATTAGTTTAATACAGATTTCTCAAAAACCCATTCTACAGCTTTTAGATGAATCAAATGATTCGACTGTTAGCAGGGCTCTATAGAACATGACTGCCTGCTCGttcagccattttgtttcaGGTGTGTCTGACCAGGAATGCATCTAAAACTTACGGCTACTCAGCAGAAAAGAGTTTGAGAGACCTGGTTAAGGATGAGTGttaagaaaaatgtgcattaataTTGATTCAGACTCACAGAAATGTTCATCTCAGCTTCCATCTCCAGGCAAACGTCCTTCTGAGTCTACACAGAagattttgaaatgaataaacaatgTTGTTCTGGTCAGGTTACTACTGACTTATATAAGACTTACTATGATGGTCATGACagtaaacattaacattaagAAGTCTATATTTGACAAATTGATGATTATTACATTGTGAGTAAGTTCACTGGCCCAGGAACAGCTGCTATCCATCCATTGGCACCCAGATCTGATACAATGTCGGCacctgaagagaaaaacaaatcagactgGCTTTCAGCTCAGCTTTTGGAAAACATTAACACCACAAACTTGTGGTAACAGATTATGTTAAATGCAAGAGCAGAGGCATCCTCCCTGAAGAAACATTGGATGAGCTACAGGAGCATCATTCAATACATGGACAGCCCACTGATATCCTAACAGCCTCcaaccaaacacaaaaacagaatttaaagtcGCCAATAAACCCAACATCCATGATGAAGGACAGTGGAAAACTGTAATGCTAATACAAGGGGAAGAGAAGCAAAGATCTCATTTGAGATGAGATTGCACCAACAGCTTTCTTgtcattattaaaaaacaacaacaaMAAAAAAACAACCTCCACCCACAAGTTTGGTGTATAAATGAACTTACAGATAGGAACTTGGTTGTCCATGAACACTTGAACAGTTGATTAGTTTTCTTTGCTCTGTCAGCTCAGATTTCCCAATGTTGATCTTTATGGTGACATCCAGGACTGTGAATTAAGACAGTTTTACAAAACTTCCTTTAagaaagcaataataatatgTAAGAATATGTAAACTTGGACAACATAATTGGAATAATGTGTTGAAAATAGCAACAATTTTGAATCTGTTTTCTTGAGACAAAGGAAGCTTTAAAGTTGCAGAGAAGATTAAAAGATATGATCATTTTAACTGATTTCACTGAgacaagaaaaaacataaatctgaagCTTTCAAATTGATAAAATGTGCTTCCACAGAACTGAAAAACAGAGGATTACTTTTCAAATATCAAACCTGTTGAACTTTTCTGccatattacatttaaaaagacagaagcagtaaatgttattttatagattatcacattgtttctgtcagttctATAAAGAACTGACCTTTATATATTCTAAACAATCAggttatttcattactttgatCATTTAACAAAAGCTGATTACCATCAGTAAGAAGAGTGTCGATAAGGATGCATGTGCATTGGGGGAACTGTGCTAAAAGCTCCTGTTGCCTACAAATCTGACTAGAATTTGAAGAGAATTCACAGGTGAAGTTAGATTGAACCTTCTGCGGCACAGTCAGGTGTGTCTGAATCATTACTTTGACCTGAGAAAGACAGGAATACAGAAGAATATCataatctgaaagaaaaatcaaatgtaACTGAATTTAGTCAGTGTGTTTGAAACAAACCATTCCACTGGAATCCTTCACAACTCGGTGGGAAGTCATTTCCTGTTGAGCTTCATCAGGGATTGACAACCACTCTGAGTCTGTGCAGTGGTCCTCAAATGTACagctgaaaaagttcaaatgagGTTTTAGaaagttcagaaatgtctgaagGATTCAGTGGTAAGAGAAGTTCCTGACCTGTCTTCAGAGACGCACCAAACACAGAGGGGATCCTGTGCAAACAGACAAGCCCTCACATTTCTGTGAGTGCTACACTTCGACACTGGAACACGATCAATctggaacaaaaacacacttaacatctgaaaatgtatggGTacgttttatgaaaaataaaacgtaCCCATACATTTTATGGGTACGTATGAGTACGTACCCATAAGGttagttaaaaataactaaCCTTATTTTTAAGCTGCAAATACACATGGTTCTGATCCACTTGATCCAGATGGATTTTGGGAAACACTTTGCGTTTTTCACTCTGTCTGTAGAGAATCTCTGGACAGGTGGGCTTAAAGTTCCTGTCTACAGCAAGCTGATGACAATATAGACCATAGTTAGAGTATTTATGGGAAAAGTAGGCACTGAACATGTCAAAGTtatatttcagcaaaaatagtTTCCCTGGACACAACTGGTGACCAGTACATAAGTTAGCAATGGTGTCCCACATGGATTGATACTTGGTATCacctttttctccatttatatTAATGTACAGACTCACATGGGTGCACATAATACTGTAtgcatttctcatttaaaagttgcaaaaatgaTTTACACACCTATTTTATGAGgcgacatgtttttttaaaacatgtaaaacaataCTTTTCATTAGCCATCGTTAAAAATTGTGATACAACTGGTGGTACTCAATAGTCGTCAGTGGTTTACAAAGCTATATAAAGACAAGATGTTCTAGCACATTGACGCTTGCTTTGAACAGAAGCTACAGAAAAAGGAGAAGTGTTCAGAAACTAAAGTAGACATTAACGGCTACTGGCAGCTTATTTCCCTCTAAACTGATCTAGAAATGACATCAAAATACTGAAATGGAAAACTGTCACTGAGTCATAAAACTTGTACATTTCAAACTATTATTAGCAATACCAGCTAGCAACagttatttcaaatatttcaaataagttACTCCTGAGTTAAACGTGGGCACATGTATAGAAGAAACTCTCATCAACAGAGCGTAGATAAGGTgattcaccatggcaacagaagaaaataagaagCTTGAAAGGGTGCTTTTCTCACCAATGGAATTAGAATTTTAATGACGGCAAAGGAGAATATCAAAACATATTTCCCAAAAAGAAGCAGTACTATTTCTTCAAAATAGCGAGAGTTAGCATGACAAAGACAAAATCAATGCATAAGTGTGATTTAGCAGAAAGTGAGTATTCTTGACACTATACTTAATTAATATTCAAAAAAAGaggatcattttatttgtccGAACAAGATAAACGTATACTGTACCACGGAAACCAAAACATGTGAGTAGATTATGTTTGAATTGTCGAAATGCGACAACAACTACATTATTGCTTTCACTAATATTTGTAGTTCTGTGGAGTTCTTTTATTAGTCTTGTGGGTTTGTAGCTATAGGGAACCCCATTAAACTGTACTGCCTGTGGTTTTCAGACAGCAAGCTACTTATAAACTTAAGTCACAATGATCCAAGTCTAACAGTGCGATAGCTCTCATCAAAAAAGCTCAGTTATAATATAAAATTTTCCTAAGCCACGTGTGTAGCGACACATTGTCATTCTGCTAAGAAGGACCTGACTATTTTTACACCTTATAGGCACCTCTACTGTACAATAACAGTAACATTTTACAGTAACGTTTGAACAGTTTTACAGTAACATTCCAGTCAGGACCCTGTTGGCATCAACATGAACATGAAGTGCAGCACACTTTCCAACATCTACAGGCCATTAAAGGACACGCCATTCCTGACACTTTCCTGTGCCAGCTCTCACAAAACGATAGAACAAACTCAGGGTTTGTTCAAACAATCCTGCTCCTGAGCAGCATAGGTCCACAGGGTAAGTTGACCCAACAGCTATCTGGctttctgaaactgaaaaccCAGGATATGCATAGTTGGCCCAGAACTTATGCAAGATTTTAACTTATTCTGCTTTCTGAAATGGGGCCCATATGTCTTATAAACGTCTTCAAAagaatttctttttcagaaactaaagaaataatttcttcACACCACTCCCCCCGTCCCCCGGCTATcagagctgaaaataaaaacatcttttaataaaaatgtttttatacttaTCAGGTATCATCCTATTTACCAATGCATAGCCcctggtattttttttagatgtaatgTATTGCATTCTTCTCCATTAGAAGAATGGGTGGTTGACATCTTGTCATGTCAACCATGTCAAGCATCTTGCATTTAAGACTCTCACCTTTCATCACAATGTGTCCAAACTCCAAAGCTTTTTTAGTCAGGCTGTTGTGTGTAGagttagactttttttttcagtagatGGGAAAAGAGAATTCCAACATACTCATTTTAAAGGCAGAAACTCATTTACACTGAAACAAATCCTCCTGTCTCCAACCGTACTGCAGTATTCAGTATTTTTCTACACACCTTCATAAGCAAACCGTCTGCTGTTCCAATGAAGAACACCATCCAGGCCTTCTGCTTCATCGCCAACACAGAGGTCATGTCATTGTGTTTCAGAAGAACAACCTTTGGTTTTAGATTATTTGGTCCTgactgagaaacagaaacagtgaTTAGCTGTAAAATCTGCCTACCGAGAAGAGTTGCAAACATTTGGTCTAAAAAAATGCTACAGATTTATTAAAGGGTGAATAGCCGATGATCCTGCAGAGTATCAATGATCATACAGTCATGTGTTAGATGATGTAGAGTTTTTAAGAGTCGAGGCCACAGGAGTATTTGAATGAACATACTTTTTAtaaagacaacagaaaacatCGTAGCACACCACAAAACAGTTCAATTATGAAATTCTTTGTTGCCATAATGAATACTATTCACAGAAAGCTCAAATGCAGTTAGAAAAAGATCAACTTATTTCTGTTATTGTGCAGAATCAATGTGTAGgaataagaaaagcaaaaaagctaaaaagcCACCAGGAGCTTTTCTGgtgaacaaagagaaaaatgtccTCATTTCATTGATGTCCATTTCATAGAATAATATAGTAAATTAACAGCTTTCATCTCATCTCTTCTAGACAACATGAtcaacagtgaaacaaaaattattataatgtaattttatagcAGATAAAAGCTTTACCATTTGTCTCTGGCAATGAAATGTCACAAAGGACATAATTATCAGTGTGCTCAATTAGTGTTTATCATTATACATTGATAATAAATTTGAAGTTTCATTGCAAGTTACTAACAAAGGAAATGGGTCTTTGCtaatctggtaaaaaaaaaaaattagaatatataattggacaaaaataaattttgtgaCTAATAAATGTCAACCTTTGAGATGTCAGACCCACAGCAAGAAACCCTCATGGCTCCAAGCTAACGAAATGGAAATTTTAATGCAGAATACTTATAGATTGGACATCTAACATGGTAACATGTTTTACCAATTCAATAATTTGTCACAAAGGGAAATTTAATAGAATTTCCACGATAACATATTCAACTGAACATAAAATGACTAAACTTCtttcctttatatttttattcacaataacTTACCCAGGAATTTGTACTttttgatgtgtaaaaaaaGTCTGGATCTTCATTCTTCTCCCTACTGAGATCAGGACTGatgtcaaacagcagcagctcagtgttttctcctcctttaTCCACACTGAACACTCCACTCCACAGGACCTGCTGTCCACCTGRGACGAYCGAGGAGGCCAGCAGTCTGCTGCCTTCACCTCCAGAGGAACTGAGAGTCGCTCCACGAAGAGACTTCAGAGTCTCAGT
This region includes:
- the LOC103459761 gene encoding plexin-C1-like isoform X1 → MILLLGLLCAVWVKPAWSHKKDGSFSFEGNILQVAVATNSVYIATEEKLYQLSHDLTLLHSLTQRGILKDDNGMGDAEFHRISETDLLNAKFSVNILIPFVRNDTVVSCGVTNNYCGFCEILDLKNISKLVYSEHIQVGPXRSSSGSVSFLVDVKEDSGLTETYILTAIKNHRDKTECSTDLKTINLHNTDHRQYGEIFSWSGQSGDKPGIQTEADVEFVDGFQINSTVYLFSNVASRVRLIWLQAETSKTETLKSLRGATLSSSGGEGSRLLASSXVXGGQQVLWSGVFSVDKGGENTELLLFDISPDLSREKNEDPDFFYTSKSTNSWSGPNNLKPKVVLLKHNDMTSVLAMKQKAWMVFFIGTADGLLMKLAVDRNFKPTCPEILYRQSEKRKVFPKIHLDQVDQNHVYLQLKNKIDRVPVSKCSTHRNVRACLFAQDPLCVWCVSEDSCTFEDHCTDSEWLSIPDEAQQEMTSHRVVKDSSGMVKVMIQTHLTVPQKVQSNFTCEFSSNSSQICRQQELLAQFPQCTCILIDTLLTDVLDVTIKINIGKSELTEQRKLINCSSVHGQPSSYLCRHCIRSGCQWMDSSCSWASELTHNTQKDVCLEMEAEMNISMPDVISITPSVVSLYGKNHALLSGHNLSNVIGVRISTPMDCSPQESSVWNNTGVSLTFHIPTTETRRVVKVCVLLPDGSCHGNATITFQPLPVCTDIVPRSSWRSGKRKVKLIGTHLEFVDGLMQSHSQQQVLLPRNSSSENLTYDTPPAENSQICCSTVFLKVANQTVACLVKLTYYPDPEFTSFTTERQGNDARVVIHKSSDKLEMTAAELLVWGIEGEKQHPCVKVKENHSKTDSFICDIQGVNNTNFRAIKIKYGDTTVWMQTLTSLHLCLLILHFLLKCSILTGLVVFCRWQKRQTSSDY
- the LOC103459761 gene encoding plexin-C1-like isoform X2, whose translation is MTDKKELYTNTGLLNSQAETSKTETLKSLRGATLSSSGGEGSRLLASSXVXGGQQVLWSGVFSVDKGGENTELLLFDISPDLSREKNEDPDFFYTSKSTNSWSGPNNLKPKVVLLKHNDMTSVLAMKQKAWMVFFIGTADGLLMKLAVDRNFKPTCPEILYRQSEKRKVFPKIHLDQVDQNHVYLQLKNKIDRVPVSKCSTHRNVRACLFAQDPLCVWCVSEDSCTFEDHCTDSEWLSIPDEAQQEMTSHRVVKDSSGMVKVMIQTHLTVPQKVQSNFTCEFSSNSSQICRQQELLAQFPQCTCILIDTLLTDVLDVTIKINIGKSELTEQRKLINCSSVHGQPSSYLCRHCIRSGCQWMDSSCSWASELTHNTQKDVCLEMEAEMNISMPDVISITPSVVSLYGKNHALLSGHNLSNVIGVRISTPMDCSPQESSVWNNTGVSLTFHIPTTETRRVVKVCVLLPDGSCHGNATITFQPLPVCTDIVPRSSWRSGKRKVKLIGTHLEFVDGLMQSHSQQQVLLPRNSSSENLTYDTPPAENSQICCSTVFLKVANQTVACLVKLTYYPDPEFTSFTTERQGNDARVVIHKSSDKLEMTAAELLVWGIEGEKQHPCVKVKENHSKTDSFICDIQGVNNTNFRAIKIKYGDTTVWMQTLTSLHLCLLILHFLLKCSILTGLVVFCRWQKRQTSSDY